In a genomic window of Punica granatum isolate Tunisia-2019 chromosome 6, ASM765513v2, whole genome shotgun sequence:
- the LOC116211390 gene encoding uncharacterized protein LOC116211390 — MVYQTMRFHFGSMEQHWVRKNRVFIGVLIALLLSLLDGSVAEWLNHGADISNSRSAMDPKISPRTVSNLRLRWKFFTGSDVSATPALANGVVYFPSWNGILYAINAFTGDLCWKQNLTELTGLQGSGVPFNFTFSRSTPTIAGNLLIVPISGPAVVIAVTRLSGSLVWLTKLDSRPLARITMSGTVYMGSFYVGVSSLEESLPPEECCIFRGSLARLEIRTGAIEWQTYTLPDNGGKLGGYAGGAIWGSSPAIDPTRKLVYVATGNLYTAPPNVTECQERQNNQTTRPTNPDQCIGPDVNFNSIIAFELGSGRIRWASQLGGYDIWYFACLVPNNPDCPPGPNIDADFGEAPMMLSILHNGTRRDVAVAVQKSGFAWAVDRDNGDIVWSKLAGPGGVEGGGQWGAANDGKRIYTNIANSEGKTFKLAPSNQTTTVGGWVALDANSGEILWSIANPSNDTAQAPVSVVNGVVFAGSVAPNGPIYAINASNGNILWSYDTGATVYGGISASYGCIYLGNGYLVFSGLHPTWNAGAFLYAFCLW; from the exons ATGGTCTATCAAACAATGCGCTTTCATTTCGGATCGATGGAGCAACATTGGGTCCGGAAGAACCGTGTTTTTATTGGCGTCCTAATTGCCTTACTACTATCTTTGCTTGATGGCTCGGTTGCAGAA TGGTTAAACCACGGGGCTGACATAAGCAACTCGAGAAGTGCCATGGACCCAAAGATTAGTCCACGGACTGTCTCGAATCTGAGGTTGAGATGGAAGTTCTTTACCGGAAGTGATGTATCTGCCACTCCAGCATTAGCCAATGGCGTGGTCTACTTCCCGTCCTGGAATGGCATCTTGTACGCCATAAATGCATTCACCGGCGATCTCTGCTGGAAGCAGAACCTCACCGAGCTGACTGGGCTCCAAGGCTCTGGAGTACCTTTCAACTTCACTTTCTCGAGATCAACCCCGACAATTGCAGGTAACCTCCTCATTGTCCCAATTTCTGGGCCTGCAGTTGTGATTGCGGTGACTCGATTGAGCGGGAGCCTCGTCTGGTTAACTAAGCTCGATTCACGTCCTTTGGCGCGCATAACCATGTCAGGAACAGTTTATATGGGGT CATTCTATGTTGGAGTCTCGTCATTGGAGGAGTCGTTACCGCCTGAGGAATGTTGCATTTTCCGGGGAAGCCTGGCAAGGTTAGAAATTAGGACGGGTGCAATTGAATGGCAGACATACACACTCCCAGATAATGGAGGCAAACTGGGTGGCTATGCCGGGGGCGCCATATGGGGGAGCAGCCCTGCCATAGATCCGACGCGGAAGCTGGTCTATGTGGCCACCGGGAACCTCTACACCGCCCCACCTAACGTCACAGAGTGCCAAGAGAGGCAGAACAATCAGACGACAAGACCAACTAATCCCGATCAGTGCATTGGGCCTGATGTCAACTTCAATTCCATCATTGCATTCGAACTAGGTTCAGGGAGGATCAGGTGGGCCAGCCAGCTCGGCGGGTACGATATTTGGTACTTCGCCTGCTTAGTCCCAAACAACCCAGACTGCCCACCTGGGCCGAACATTGATGCCGACTTTGGGGAGGCTCCTATGATGCTCAGCATATTGCATAACGGGACGAGACGGGATGTTGCAGTGGCGGTGCAAAAGAGCGGCTTTGCTTGGGCTGTGGACAGGGACAATGGAGACATCGTTTGGTCCAAA CTCGCCGGGCCAGGAGGAGTAGAGGGAGGAGGGCAGTGGGGGGCAGCCAATGACGGGAAGAGGATCTATACGAACATCGCCAACAGCGAGGGGAAGACTTTCAAGCTAGCCCCCTCGAACCAGACCACTACCGTGGGGGGATGGGTGGCCTTGGACGCCAACTCGGGGGAAATCCTATGGTCCATAGCAAATCCTAGCAATGATACCGCTCAAGCGCCAGTCTCAGTGGTCAATGGTGTGGTCTTTGCCGGTTCAGTGGCCCCAAATGGCCCCATATATGCAATTAATGCAAGCAACGGGAACATACTGTGGTCGTACGACACGGGGGCTACTGTGTATGGAGGGATATCGGCGAGCTACGGTTGCATATACCTTGGGAACGGATACTTAGTTTTCTCAGGATTGCACCCTACTTGGAACGCAGGGGCCTTCCTTTACGCATTCTGTTTGTGGTGA
- the LOC116211389 gene encoding protein IQ-DOMAIN 31-like gives MGRTPGKWFKTLLGKRSSKSNVLKEKDVLNSANRGEDLTPSKGLLTEIANPPLSSLPVPGTNATNEINLENAVAGKVPDNADTLSSRNGSDEQTVVCLSSLDDSEKVRLQEAATKAQAAFRGYLARRAFRTLKGIVRLQAVIRGHLVRRQAIATLFCLRGIVRLQMLARSRRGYKPSNPVGKHGEKLWKNAFIQKLLAPSPSAMPLHYQYSPGDPNCEWEWLERWTRSRFWETISQPKKNSHSKSQAKHHNAEIDQGRPKRSVRKLPSLNPDIGSSRSSSQSDKIKRNTGKISHNAGDSVKENSQTETQKSKLVARKTHALAKGVADQGEADSKKSRQSLGKVAGATASDAVEQVISDLAEAVNETGMDGATPKRTLRPADMVDAVDELHEKSLPQLNISESNGNAEKELNSNDGSVSNENKKSSQRRASLPAKIEQQENGTPSATKVPSYMAPTHSAKARLRAQGSPRFIQDNAGTNDGATRRHSLPSSTNGKVTSFSPRVHRLVEASGKGAMKNDKSLTSSRDGGEKVIKAEWKR, from the exons ATGGGAAGAACTCCGGGGAAATGGTTCAAGACTTTGCTTGGAAAGAGATCGTCGAAGTCTAACGTGCTGAAGGAAAAAGATGTTCTG AATTCTGCAAATAGAGGAGAAGACTTGACCCCTTCCAAGGGTCTGCTGACAGAAATAGCAAATCCTCCTTTGAGTTCATTGCCAGTTCCTGGAACAAATGCCactaatgaaataaatttagaaaatgcTGTAGCGGGGAAAGTACCTGATAATGCTGATACTCTTTCATCGAGAAATGGCAGTGATGAACAGACAGTGGTATGCTTGAGTTCACTGGATGATTCTGAGAAAGTCAGACTGCAGGAGGCAGCCACGAAGGCACAAGCTGCTTTTAGAGGTTACCTG GCTCGACGTGCCTTTCGAACGCTGAAGGGCATTGTGAGGCTGCAAGCAGTCATTCGCGGTCATTTGGTCCGGAGGCAAGCAATAGCTACTTTATTCTGCCTTCGGGGCATTGTAAGACTTCAGATGTTAGCTCGCAGTAGAAGG GGATATAAACCATCTAATCCTGTCGGAAAGCATGGTGAGAAACTCTGGAAAAATGCTTTTATTCAGAAG CTTCTAGCTCCATCTCCTTCTGCTATGCCCCTTCATTATCAATACAGTCCTGGTGACCCGAACTGTGAGTGGGAGTGGCTCGAACGCTGGACTAGGTCTCGTTTTTGGGAAACCATTTCTCAGCCAAAGAAAAACTCTCATTCAAAGTCGCAGGCAAAGCACCACAATGCAGAAATTGATCAAGGCAGGCCCAAACGAAGTGTCCGCAAACTACCTAGTTTGAATCCTGACATTGGATCGAGTCGCTCATCTTCGCAGTCAGATAAAATCAAGCGAAACACAGGGAAAATATCACACAATGCGGGAGATTCAGTTAAAGAGAATTCTCAAACTGAGACTCAGAAAAGCAAACTCGTTGCCAGAAAAACTCATGCTCTTGCAAAGGGTGTTGCTGACCAGGGAGAGGCTGATAGCAAGAAATCAAGGCAAAGTTTAGGAAAGGTCGCGGGAGCTACTGCATCAGATGCAGTGGAGCAAGTAATTAGTGATTTAGCTGAGGCTGTTAATGAGACAGGAATGGACGGTGCAACACCTAAGAGAACTTTGAGACCTGCTGATATGGTGGATGCAGTTGATGAATTGCATGAAAAATCTCTACCCCAGTTGAATATTTCGGAGAGCAATGGTAATGCTGAGAAGGAGTTGAATTCTAATGATGGCAGCGTGAGCAACGAGAATAAGAAGAGCAGCCAGAGAAGAGCCTCTCTCCCTGCGAAGATTGAGCAGCAAGAGAATGGGACCCCGAGCGCAACTAAAGTGCCCAGTTATATGGCTCCAACTCATTCTGCAAAGGCTAGGCTGAGGGCACAAGGCTCCCCAAGATTCATCCAAGACAATGCAGGAACAAATGATGGCGCCACGAGGAGACATTCTCTTCCATCTTCCACCAATGGCAAGGTAACTTCGTTCTCACCGCGAGTGCATAGATTGGTGGAAGCATCTGGTAAAGGAGCAATGAAAAACGACAAGTCTCTGACGTCTTCTAGAGATGGTGGCG agaaggtgatcaaagcagAATGGAAGCGGTGA
- the LOC116211175 gene encoding probable LRR receptor-like serine/threonine-protein kinase At1g14390 — MGNRRVRDLCFSVNFVLVFGILVRPSVSQLIPTETRALFQAQRLLEYPEALQGWNNWTNFCYLPPSPSLTIVCSNNHVTELTIVGNKTSPSRAPYSGLRAGKFYASNQTLSQTFLIESLFTVLTKLSNLQSLSLVSLGLWGQLPTKINRFHSLESLNLSSNFIYGEIPQSITTFKSLSRLALDDNLFNGSVPDLKLLGVLMELDLSSNSLGPEFPSLGDSLVNVSLRNNSFKSEIPPVLGNFIQLCRFDASYNKLVGPFPSWIFSLPSVQYINLAENQLGGTIRINLSCSGNLTYVDISHNLLVGKLPPCMSSNITNRTVITSWNCLSSGDRKYQHSDSYCRKEALAVQPQTGSSTTKKEARIKLGLILGIIGGTVVATAALGLLILCIIRRAKERRSSGDDKTFNRSFADELSFRWSPKLSVDSRRVPQTMRMMSIGLPSYHVYTLEDIEEATNNFDPCNLMTEASQGQMYKGWLRDGSVVLVKCLKIKQRHLPQNLNQQMEILSKLRHRHLVSILGHCIVTYQDHPNISSTVFILLEYVSNGSLKDYLTDWRKKETLKWPQRMTIMIGIARGVQFLHAGVATGVFGNDLKIENILLDDSLTAKISGYKIPLPFKTGSENSINDQDSSDPPGNEKDAEKEDVYQLGKILLQIILGKLVKSPSELGDQRQMLEWSLTEHPTQLRTATDPSIRGTYAFQSLKTAVEVAVNCLEKEPRKRPSIEDVLWNLQYSIQVQEGWTSSENLSTRT; from the exons ATGGGGAATCGCCGGGTTCGGGATCTCTGCTTCTCTGTGAACTTCGTACTAGTCTTCGGGATCCTAGTCCGACCTTCGGTTTCGCAACTTATCCCGACCGAAACCCGCGCGTTGTTCCAAGCCCAGAGACTGCTCGAGTACCCCGAAGCTCTTCAGGGGTGGAACAACTGGACCAACTTCTGCTACCTCCcgccttctccttctcttaCCATTGTCTGCTCCAACAACCATGTAACGGAACTCACCATTGTCGGGAACAAGACATCGCCTTCTCGTGCCCCGTATTCAGGTCTACGAGCAGGGAAATTCTACGCCTCCAATCAGACTCTGTCTCAAACCTTCTTGATCGAGTCTTTATTCACCGTGCTCACGAAGCTCTCCAATCTGCAGTCGCTGTCCCTGGTGTCCCTTGGGTTGTGGGGCCAGCTCCCCACGAAGATCAACCGGTTCCACTCGCTTGAGTCGCTCAACCTCAGCTCGAACTTCATTTATGGGGAGATCCCTCAGTCGATCACCACTTTCAAGAGCCTGAGCCGCCTTGCATTGGATGATAATCTATTCAACGGGAGCGTCCCGGATCTTAAATTGTTAGGAGTCCTTATGGAGCTTGACCTGAGTTCGAACTCGCTAGGACCAGAGTTCCCGTCTCTAGGAGACAGCCTGGTGAATGTCTCATTGAGGAACAATTCTTTCAAATCCGAGATTCCGCCCGTGCTGGGGAACTTCATTCAGCTTTGCCGGTTCGATGCCTCGTACAACAAGCTTGTTGGACCTTTCCCATCCTGGATTTTCTCCCTGCCTTCAGTTCAGTACATTAATCTAGCTGAGAACCAGCTAGGTGGAACGATAAGGATTAACCTGTCATGCAGTGGAAACCTCACTTATGTTGATATCTCTCACAATCTTCTCGTCGGGAAACTGCCTCCATGCATGAGCTCGAACATCACAAATAGGACAGTGATCACCTCATGGAATTGTTTGTCCAGTGGGGACAGAAAGTACCAGCATTCTGATTCCTACTGCCGGAAGGAGGCATTGGCAGTTCAGCCACAGACTGGCAGTTCCACTACGAAGAAAGAAGCCAGGATCAAATTAGGCCTCATCCTCGGAATCATTGGAGGCACAGTTGTAGCCACAGCTGCTCTCGGGTTGCTGATCTTGTGCATTATCAGAAGGGCTAAAGAGAGAAGATCATCAGGTGATGACAAGACTTTCAACCGCTCTTTTGCAGACGAGCTGTCATTCCGTTGGTCCCCCAAGTTGAGTGTTGATTCAA GGAGGGTGCCCCAGACAATGAGGATGATGTCGATAGGGCTGCCATCTTACCATGTTTACACATTGGAGGACATCGAGGAGGCGACTAACAACTTTGATCCATGCAACTTAATGACCGAAGCTTCTCAGGGGCAG ATGTATAAAGGTTGGCTCAGGGACGGCTCAGTAGTCCTGGTGAAGTGTCTCAAGATAAAGCAGAGACATCTGCCACAGAACCTGAACCAGCAAATGGAAATCTTATCGAAGCTCCGGCACCGTCACTTGGTCAGCATTCTAGGACACTGTATCGTCACTTACCAGGACCACCCAAACATCTCAAGCACGGTATTTATCCTTCTGGAGTATGTATCAAATGGTTCTCTCAAGGACTATCTCACAG ATTGGAGGAAGAAGGAGACGCTGAAGTGGCCACAGAGAATGACAATCATGATTGGGATCGCGAGGGGGGTGCAGTTCCTGCACGCAGGAGTCGCAACCGGGGTTTTTGGGAATGACTTGAAGATAGAAAACATTCTCCTCGATGATAGTCTCACGGCGAAAATCAGCGGATACAAGATCCCTCTACCATTTAAG ACGGGTTCGGAGAATTCAATCAACGACCAGGATAGCTCCGACCCTCCTGGCAATGAGAAAGATGCAGAAAAGGAGGATGTCTATCAGCTGGGCAAGATCCTGCTGCAAATCATTCTTGGCAAATTGGTGAAATCCCCCAGTGAACTGGGAGACCAGAGACAAATG TTGGAATGGAGTCTAACAGAACACCCGACACAGCTAAGAACTGCGACGGACCCTTCGATTAGAGGCACGTACGCTTTCCAATCGCTTAAAACTGCCGTGGAAGTTGCCGTGAACTGCCTTGAGAAAGAACCAAGGAAGCGGCCTTCAATAGAGGATGTTCTATGGAATCTGCAGTACTCAATTCAGGTCCAGGAGGGATGGACCAGCAGTGAGAATCTAAGTACAAGAACATAG
- the LOC116211176 gene encoding SNF1-related protein kinase regulatory subunit gamma-1-like, with the protein MSQPQAQAQEAAKGSGKLPDCDAYFEKIQSRKKLPPSLQETLTAAFMRIPVSSFPQVPGGKVIEIQGDASVADAVRVLSENNILSAPVRNPEAKTSTDWRDRYLGIIDYSAVILWVLESAEVAALALSASSATAAGLGAGTVGALGALALGVTGPAAVAGLTAAAVGAAVVGGIAAEKGAGQDAPTAADNLGEDFYKVILQEEPFKSTTVKSIIKSYRWAPFVPVAEESSMLSVLLLLSKYRLRNVPVIEPGKPDIKNFITQSAVVHGLEGCKGRDWFDSIASRPINDLGLPFMSSNEVISVRSNELILEAFKRMKDNQIGGLPVVSGPKKKIVGNISIRDIRYLLLKPELFRNFRRLTVMHFMSTVIEENQETGKIVPPLTCQQDATMGSVIETLASKSVHRIYVVSREDEVTGVITLRDFISCFIFEPPYYFDNYLGFSVKEMLSQ; encoded by the exons ATGTCGCAGCCACAGGCACAGGCTCAAGAAGCGGCGAAAGGGAGCGGTAAGCTTCCCGACTGCGACGCCTACTTCGAAAAAATCCAGTCCCGGAAGAAGCTGCCGCCTTCCCTCCAGGAGACTCTAACCGCCGCTTTTATGAGGATTCCAGTATCATCCTTCCCCCAAGTGCCCGGTGGAAAAG TGATCGAAATCCAAGGAGACGCATCAGTGGCTGATGCCGTTAGGGTCCTATCGGAGAACAACATCCTGTCCGCACCGGTAAGGAACCCCGAGGCGAAAACTAGCACGGACTGGAGGGACAGATATCTCGGAATCATAGACTACTCAGCGGTCATCCTCTGGGTGCTCGAGAGCGCTGAGGTCGCAGCCCTTGCCCTGTCTGCCAGCTCAGCAACGGCAGCAGGCTTAGGTGCCGGGACAGTGGGAGCCCTCGGGGCACTGGCGCTGGGAGTGACCGGCCCTGCAGCAGTGGCTGGGTTGACTGCTGCGGCTGTGGGGGCTGCTGTAGTAGGTGGCATTGCAGCCGAGAAGGGGGCAGGACAAGATGCGCCCACGGCAGCGGACAATTTGGGAGAAGATTTCTACAAAGTTATCCTGCAAGAGGAACCGTTCAAGTCGACCACA GTGAAGTCGATAATTAAGTCTTACCGGTGGGCACCATTTGTGCCAGTAGCAGAAGAAAGCTCGATGCTGAGCGTGCTGCTGCTACTCTCAAAGTACAGGCTGAGAAACGTCCCGGTTATTGAACCTGGTAAGCCCGACATAAAGAACTTCATCACCCAATCCGCGGTAGTTCATGGTCTCGAAGGCTGCAAAGGGAGGGATTGGTTCGATTCTATTGCCTCTCGACCGATCAACGATTTGGGACTCCCTTTTATGTCATCCAATGAG GTTATCAGTGTCCGCAGCAATGAATTGATCTTGGAAGCCTTCAAGCGCATGAAAGACAACCAAATCGGTGGTCTTCCAGTGGTTTCAGGGCCAAAGAAAAAGATAGTTGGGAACATAAGCATTAGAGACATTAGATATCTCCTGCTCAAACCCGAGCTTTTCCGCAATTTCCG ACGGCTCACAGTGATGCACTTCATGAGTACAGTCATCGAGGAAAACCAAGAGACAGGAAAGATCGTCCCACCACTGACTTGCCAGCAGGATGCAACTATGGGGAGTGTGATCGAAACTCTCGCCTCTAAGTCGGTCCACAGGATCTACGTGGTGTCCAGGGAAGATGAAGTTACAGGAGTGATCACCCTCAGAGACTTCATCTCTTGCTTCATCTTCGAGCCGCCATACTATTTCGACAACTACTTGGGGTTCTCAGTGAAGGAGATGCTGAGTCAGTAG
- the LOC116210415 gene encoding WRKY transcription factor 72B-like isoform X2 produces the protein MKSNGDEESASNSDANREEGHGSRIDQADETERSPPPDRTTMPEEETPRITIVRTLDRNSKASSSNDHESQEDQLKSAQVEMGEVREENERLKSLLSQLAKDYQSLQKHFHDVLQQDETHKKRAIPTPTPVLANDQENKQEPDEFVSLTLGRTLSGVNKTEDQRKIDLNEAEKDNEMLREELKLGLDCRYAEQSPTEPVKNRTSGEGFEELREDDITEIWPPSKILKTMKSTDDESSQSSQGKKARVSVRARCDTPTMNDGCQWRKYGQKIAKGNPCPRAYYRCTISPSCPVRKQVQRCAEDMSILITTYEGNHNHSLPISATAMASTTSAAVSMLQSRSSSSQQDPKAPPATTHNNSTCTTSASLHGLNFSLSQDSRSNGQLHFPYSSISTCNSHPTITLDLTSAINPSNYDRFSSSILTPPVPKYSSISAPCLSFSSSSTALASSQLLSPWDTSNFLNYGATPTNQRSIQFRKCASDLGRQASQEHSYKPYLQMSSVTNSSEKSLMPETLAAATKAIATNPSFHSALAAALSSCIGNNGTSGGYRGRGENSELKYVLKAGDSSSASSTQIPGQSRVLCASNFVSKQANMNLQQQGGLINLFQPSLSLSTSTGANSGSPTENYKDRIKF, from the exons ATGAAATCCAATGGTGATGAAGAGAGTGCTTCTAATTCGGATGCCAATCGCGAG GAAGGACATGGGAGCCGAATTGACCAAGCCGACGAGACTGAACGTAGCCCACCTCCTGATAGAACCACCATGCCTGAAGAG GAGACTCCGCGGATCACCATAGTGAGAACTCTGGACCGAAATTCAAAAGCTTCATCTTCGAACGACCACGAGAGTCAG GAGGATCAGCTTAAATCAGCTCAAGTTGAAATGGGAGAGGTTAGAGAAGAGAACGAGCGATTAAAGTCGTTATTATCCCAATTAGCAAAGGATTACCAATCTCTTCAGAAGCATTTTCACGATGTTCTTCAACAAGACGAGACTCACAAGAAGCGTGCAATTCCGACTCCCACTCCTGTCTTGGCAAATGATCAAGAAAACAAGCAGGAGCCTGATGAGTTTGTCTCTCTCACCCTTGGTCGAACTTTGAGTGGTGTAAACAAGACTGAGGATCAGAGGAAAATCGACTTGAATGAAGCTGAAAAGGATAATGAGATGTTGCGGGAAGAACTCAAGCTTGGATTAGACTGTAGATATGCTGAACAAAGCCCAACTGAACCTGTGAAGAACCGGACGTCCGGGGAAGGCTTCGAGGAGCTGAGGGAAGATGACATCACGGAGATATGGCCTCCAAGTAAAATCTTGAAGACCATGAAAAGTACCGATGATGAATCTTCTCAGTCATCCCAAGGGAAGAAAGCTAGGGTTTCGGTTCGAGCACGATGCGACACTCCCACG ATGAATGATGGATGCCAATGGCGAAAATACGGGCAAAAGATTGCTAAAGGAAATCCATGTCCACGGGCATATTATCGATGCACAATCTCACCATCTTGTCCCGTAAGAAAACAG GTACAAAGATGTGCAGAGGACATGTCTATCCTGATTACGACCTACGAAGGTAATCACAACCATTCGCTCCCGATATCAGCCACCGCCATGGCTTCAACCACTTCGGCTGCTGTTTCTATGCTGCAGTCTCGATCATCAAGCTCCCAACAAGACCCCAAAGCTCCACCTGCTACCACCCATAATAACTCCACGTGTACAACTTCCGCTAGCTTGCACGGGTTAAATTTCTCCCTCAGCCAAGATTCAAGATCAAATGGCCAACTGCATTTCCCCTACTCTTCAATCTCGACTTGCAATTCTCACCCCACCATTACACTTGACCTCACCTCGGCGATCAACCCCTCCAACTATGATCGATTCTCTTCAAGCATACTCACACCTCCCGTGCCGAAATACTCTTCAATATCTGCACCTTGTCTCAGCTTTTCTTCATCATCAACTGCATTGGCCAGCTCCCAACTGTTATCACCTTGGGACACTAGTAATTTTTTGAACTATGGGGCAACTCCGACTAATCAAAGATCAATCCAATTCCGCAAGTGTGCTTCGGATCTTGGGAGGCAAGCAAGTCAAGAACATTCGTACAAACCCTACTTGCAAATGAGTAGTGTCACAAATTCCTCCGAAAAATCTCTGATGCCAGAGACACTGGCGGCTGCGACGAAGGCAATCGCCACGAATCCTTCTTTCCATTCAGCATTGGCGGCGGCACTTAGTTCCTGCATTGGCAATAACGGGACTTCAGGTGGTTATCGAGGTAGGGGAGAAAATTCTGAGCTCAAGTACGTCCTGAAGGCAGGAGACTCTTCTTCGGCTAGTTCCACTCAAATCCCCGGCCAGAGTAGAGTGCTTTGTGCCTCGAACTTCGTCAGCAAACAGGCGAACATGAACTTGCAACAGCAAGGGGGCTTGATCAATTTGTTCCAACCTTCATTATCATTGTCTACATCAACAGGTGCCAATTCGGGGTCCCCTACGGAGAATTACAAGGATCGGATTAAGTTCTAG
- the LOC116210415 gene encoding WRKY transcription factor 72B-like isoform X1: MKSNGDEESASNSDANREPLCVYHNQEGHGSRIDQADETERSPPPDRTTMPEEETPRITIVRTLDRNSKASSSNDHESQEDQLKSAQVEMGEVREENERLKSLLSQLAKDYQSLQKHFHDVLQQDETHKKRAIPTPTPVLANDQENKQEPDEFVSLTLGRTLSGVNKTEDQRKIDLNEAEKDNEMLREELKLGLDCRYAEQSPTEPVKNRTSGEGFEELREDDITEIWPPSKILKTMKSTDDESSQSSQGKKARVSVRARCDTPTMNDGCQWRKYGQKIAKGNPCPRAYYRCTISPSCPVRKQVQRCAEDMSILITTYEGNHNHSLPISATAMASTTSAAVSMLQSRSSSSQQDPKAPPATTHNNSTCTTSASLHGLNFSLSQDSRSNGQLHFPYSSISTCNSHPTITLDLTSAINPSNYDRFSSSILTPPVPKYSSISAPCLSFSSSSTALASSQLLSPWDTSNFLNYGATPTNQRSIQFRKCASDLGRQASQEHSYKPYLQMSSVTNSSEKSLMPETLAAATKAIATNPSFHSALAAALSSCIGNNGTSGGYRGRGENSELKYVLKAGDSSSASSTQIPGQSRVLCASNFVSKQANMNLQQQGGLINLFQPSLSLSTSTGANSGSPTENYKDRIKF; encoded by the exons ATGAAATCCAATGGTGATGAAGAGAGTGCTTCTAATTCGGATGCCAATCGCGAG CCTCTATGCGTATATCACAATCAGGAAGGACATGGGAGCCGAATTGACCAAGCCGACGAGACTGAACGTAGCCCACCTCCTGATAGAACCACCATGCCTGAAGAG GAGACTCCGCGGATCACCATAGTGAGAACTCTGGACCGAAATTCAAAAGCTTCATCTTCGAACGACCACGAGAGTCAG GAGGATCAGCTTAAATCAGCTCAAGTTGAAATGGGAGAGGTTAGAGAAGAGAACGAGCGATTAAAGTCGTTATTATCCCAATTAGCAAAGGATTACCAATCTCTTCAGAAGCATTTTCACGATGTTCTTCAACAAGACGAGACTCACAAGAAGCGTGCAATTCCGACTCCCACTCCTGTCTTGGCAAATGATCAAGAAAACAAGCAGGAGCCTGATGAGTTTGTCTCTCTCACCCTTGGTCGAACTTTGAGTGGTGTAAACAAGACTGAGGATCAGAGGAAAATCGACTTGAATGAAGCTGAAAAGGATAATGAGATGTTGCGGGAAGAACTCAAGCTTGGATTAGACTGTAGATATGCTGAACAAAGCCCAACTGAACCTGTGAAGAACCGGACGTCCGGGGAAGGCTTCGAGGAGCTGAGGGAAGATGACATCACGGAGATATGGCCTCCAAGTAAAATCTTGAAGACCATGAAAAGTACCGATGATGAATCTTCTCAGTCATCCCAAGGGAAGAAAGCTAGGGTTTCGGTTCGAGCACGATGCGACACTCCCACG ATGAATGATGGATGCCAATGGCGAAAATACGGGCAAAAGATTGCTAAAGGAAATCCATGTCCACGGGCATATTATCGATGCACAATCTCACCATCTTGTCCCGTAAGAAAACAG GTACAAAGATGTGCAGAGGACATGTCTATCCTGATTACGACCTACGAAGGTAATCACAACCATTCGCTCCCGATATCAGCCACCGCCATGGCTTCAACCACTTCGGCTGCTGTTTCTATGCTGCAGTCTCGATCATCAAGCTCCCAACAAGACCCCAAAGCTCCACCTGCTACCACCCATAATAACTCCACGTGTACAACTTCCGCTAGCTTGCACGGGTTAAATTTCTCCCTCAGCCAAGATTCAAGATCAAATGGCCAACTGCATTTCCCCTACTCTTCAATCTCGACTTGCAATTCTCACCCCACCATTACACTTGACCTCACCTCGGCGATCAACCCCTCCAACTATGATCGATTCTCTTCAAGCATACTCACACCTCCCGTGCCGAAATACTCTTCAATATCTGCACCTTGTCTCAGCTTTTCTTCATCATCAACTGCATTGGCCAGCTCCCAACTGTTATCACCTTGGGACACTAGTAATTTTTTGAACTATGGGGCAACTCCGACTAATCAAAGATCAATCCAATTCCGCAAGTGTGCTTCGGATCTTGGGAGGCAAGCAAGTCAAGAACATTCGTACAAACCCTACTTGCAAATGAGTAGTGTCACAAATTCCTCCGAAAAATCTCTGATGCCAGAGACACTGGCGGCTGCGACGAAGGCAATCGCCACGAATCCTTCTTTCCATTCAGCATTGGCGGCGGCACTTAGTTCCTGCATTGGCAATAACGGGACTTCAGGTGGTTATCGAGGTAGGGGAGAAAATTCTGAGCTCAAGTACGTCCTGAAGGCAGGAGACTCTTCTTCGGCTAGTTCCACTCAAATCCCCGGCCAGAGTAGAGTGCTTTGTGCCTCGAACTTCGTCAGCAAACAGGCGAACATGAACTTGCAACAGCAAGGGGGCTTGATCAATTTGTTCCAACCTTCATTATCATTGTCTACATCAACAGGTGCCAATTCGGGGTCCCCTACGGAGAATTACAAGGATCGGATTAAGTTCTAG